Proteins encoded by one window of Roseibium sp. Sym1:
- the uraH gene encoding hydroxyisourate hydrolase, with amino-acid sequence MAGYLTTHVLDTAQGCPGKGIKIDLYAITGETRTYVRSLVTNDDGRTDSPILPNDEFRTGIYELVFHVGAYFDAAGIDLPEPKFLDTVPLRFGMSEEAHYHVPLLVSPFSFSTYRGS; translated from the coding sequence ATGGCCGGATACCTGACGACCCATGTGCTCGACACCGCCCAAGGCTGCCCCGGAAAAGGCATCAAGATCGATCTTTATGCAATTACCGGAGAGACCCGCACCTATGTCCGCAGCCTCGTGACCAATGATGACGGGCGCACCGACAGCCCGATCCTGCCCAACGACGAGTTCCGGACCGGCATCTATGAACTGGTGTTCCATGTCGGCGCCTATTTCGACGCCGCCGGCATCGACCTGCCGGAGCCGAAATTCCTCGACACGGTGCCGCTGCGCTTCGGCATGTCCGAAGAGGCCCACTACCACGTGCCGCTGCTGGTCTCGCCGTTCAGCTTTTCGACCTACCGGGGGAGCTGA
- a CDS encoding mechanosensitive ion channel family protein yields MTPESLIAEFQSWAHVALSYLTAPWFAYQVVIIAVLFALAKVLSLRVEPRLEERAREIKGHPDILRMVIALLRRTEWILFNLFLFVALTIMRSATWPSRSHFISVALSLSLAWLFVAVLSRVIRNRLVARTLSWLAWIYVALVILGFDDEAGTFLDSLALPLGEMRLSLLLVLKAALVLIATIWVAVIVGRYFEEQVQRSDELTPSIRVLVGKVAKFGLVVLAGMIALSSVGIDLSAFTVFSGAIGLGIGFGLQKVISNFISGIIILLDKSIKPGDTISLEGTFGWIRELRARFVSVVTRDGREYLIPNEDFITHRVINWSFSDDLVRLDVNFGVSYDADPHEVSRLAIEAASSVGRVESNRRPVCWLTGFGDSSLDFVLRFWIHDPQQGLTNIRGKVLLALWDTFKENNIAIPYPHREIIMKKEVGEAVAGLGDAKRKSQEAD; encoded by the coding sequence ATGACCCCGGAAAGTCTCATCGCCGAATTCCAGTCCTGGGCGCATGTCGCGCTCAGCTACCTGACCGCGCCCTGGTTCGCTTACCAGGTCGTGATCATCGCCGTCCTGTTTGCCCTGGCCAAGGTCCTCAGCCTGCGCGTCGAACCGCGTCTGGAAGAACGGGCGCGGGAGATCAAGGGCCATCCTGACATTCTGCGCATGGTCATCGCCCTGCTCCGTCGGACCGAATGGATCCTGTTCAACCTGTTCCTGTTCGTCGCGCTGACCATCATGCGTTCCGCCACTTGGCCGAGCCGCAGCCATTTCATCTCCGTGGCGCTGTCGCTGTCGCTCGCCTGGCTGTTCGTCGCCGTGCTGTCCCGGGTGATCCGCAACCGGCTGGTGGCCAGGACGCTCAGCTGGCTGGCCTGGATCTATGTGGCGCTGGTGATCCTTGGCTTCGACGACGAGGCCGGCACCTTCCTCGACAGCCTGGCACTGCCGCTCGGCGAAATGCGCCTGTCCCTGCTTCTGGTCCTGAAAGCAGCGCTGGTGCTGATCGCCACCATCTGGGTCGCCGTGATCGTCGGCCGCTATTTCGAGGAACAGGTCCAGCGCTCGGATGAACTGACCCCGTCGATCCGGGTGCTGGTCGGCAAGGTCGCCAAGTTCGGCCTGGTCGTGCTCGCCGGCATGATCGCACTCTCCTCCGTCGGCATCGATCTGTCCGCCTTTACGGTGTTCTCCGGGGCGATCGGTCTCGGCATTGGCTTCGGCTTGCAGAAGGTGATCTCCAACTTCATTTCCGGCATCATCATCCTGCTCGACAAGTCGATCAAACCGGGTGATACGATCTCGCTGGAGGGCACGTTCGGCTGGATCCGCGAACTGCGGGCCCGGTTCGTTTCCGTGGTGACCAGGGATGGGCGCGAATACCTGATCCCGAACGAGGATTTCATCACCCACCGGGTGATCAACTGGTCCTTTTCCGACGATCTCGTCCGCCTCGACGTCAATTTCGGCGTCTCCTACGACGCCGACCCGCACGAGGTGTCACGGCTGGCCATCGAAGCGGCCTCGAGCGTTGGCAGGGTCGAATCGAACCGCCGCCCGGTGTGCTGGCTGACCGGCTTCGGCGACAGCTCGCTCGACTTCGTCCTGCGCTTCTGGATCCACGACCCGCAGCAGGGCCTCACCAACATCCGCGGCAAGGTGCTGCTGGCCCTGTGGGACACGTTCAAGGAAAACAACATCGCCATCCCGTATCCGCATCGCGAGATCATCATGAAGAAGGAGGTGGGGGAAGCGGTTGCCGGGCTTGGCGACGCGAAACGGAAGTCTCAAGAGGCTGATTGA
- a CDS encoding SagB/ThcOx family dehydrogenase has product MTDLSLKDALSRRRTVRQYSGKAVSISALEALLHAAQGITGDEGKRSAPSAHALYPLRLYVVAGDVDGLSPGLYAANPETLDLEPQHGTDLRAVLREAAIGQPEWVTDAAAIIVIAADMAGPSVHFAEQPPYGSRGTRYVHMEAGAAAQNLQLQAVAEGLGTVLVGGFHDEAVAKVLGLDAPLAPLILQCVGHPAD; this is encoded by the coding sequence TTGACCGACCTTTCGCTCAAAGACGCCCTCTCCCGACGGCGCACCGTCCGGCAGTATTCCGGCAAAGCCGTCTCGATTTCCGCCCTGGAAGCGCTGCTTCACGCGGCACAAGGCATCACGGGCGATGAGGGCAAACGCAGCGCGCCCTCGGCTCATGCGCTCTACCCCTTGCGGCTTTACGTGGTGGCGGGTGATGTGGACGGCCTCAGTCCCGGTCTTTATGCCGCCAATCCGGAAACACTCGACCTGGAGCCCCAGCACGGCACGGACCTGCGCGCGGTGCTTCGGGAGGCGGCGATCGGCCAGCCGGAGTGGGTGACTGATGCCGCGGCCATCATCGTGATTGCCGCGGACATGGCCGGTCCGAGCGTGCATTTCGCCGAACAGCCGCCCTATGGCAGCCGCGGGACACGCTATGTGCATATGGAGGCCGGCGCCGCCGCCCAGAACCTGCAGCTTCAGGCGGTGGCCGAAGGGCTCGGAACCGTTCTGGTCGGCGGGTTTCACGACGAAGCGGTCGCAAAGGTGCTGGGCCTTGACGCCCCGCTGGCACCGCTCATCCTGCAATGCGTCGGCCATCCGGCGGACTAG
- a CDS encoding Stf0 family sulfotransferase: MPAYQAYILCTSPRSGSTLLCKLLSATGIAGHPDSHFHEASVDAWLDDLGVKAEQAETELQSLQRIFAAANEKGSRQTGMFGLRLQRHSFPFFMEKLKALHPVPTTDTARLEAAFGRTLFIHLTRQDKIGQAVSFVKAQQSGLWHRAPDGTELERLSEPREPHYDGAEIRTCYERFTGFDRDWLAWFGLEGIRPLRITYEDLSAAPRDTLRLVLEKLGLDPVAADGVTPAVAKLADEVSADWAARFRRELESVDGKPA, translated from the coding sequence ATGCCCGCCTACCAAGCCTACATCCTGTGTACCTCGCCGCGAAGCGGCAGCACGCTCCTCTGCAAGCTGCTGTCGGCGACCGGCATCGCCGGCCATCCGGATTCCCATTTCCACGAGGCGTCGGTCGACGCCTGGCTTGACGATCTCGGCGTGAAAGCTGAGCAGGCGGAGACCGAACTGCAGAGCCTGCAGAGGATTTTCGCGGCTGCCAACGAAAAAGGCAGCCGGCAGACAGGCATGTTCGGTCTGAGGCTGCAGCGGCACAGTTTTCCGTTTTTCATGGAAAAACTGAAGGCTCTCCATCCGGTGCCAACGACCGATACCGCCCGGCTTGAAGCCGCGTTCGGAAGAACCCTGTTCATTCATCTGACCCGGCAGGACAAGATCGGTCAGGCGGTGTCGTTCGTGAAGGCCCAGCAATCCGGCCTCTGGCACAGGGCGCCGGACGGCACGGAATTGGAACGTCTGTCGGAGCCGCGTGAGCCGCACTATGATGGCGCGGAAATCCGGACCTGTTACGAGCGTTTCACCGGGTTCGACCGGGACTGGCTGGCCTGGTTCGGGCTGGAGGGCATTCGCCCGCTACGGATCACCTACGAGGACCTGTCAGCCGCGCCACGGGACACGCTGCGTCTTGTTCTTGAGAAACTCGGCCTGGATCCGGTGGCCGCGGACGGCGTGACACCTGCTGTCGCCAAGTTGGCCGACGAGGTGAGCGCGGACTGGGCCGCGCGGTTTCGTCGCGAACTGGAGAGTGTCGACGGCAAACCGGCCTAG
- a CDS encoding MFS transporter, with translation MSDAAADRNTAHGSLRADAEWRAVVAAFAFNGLLFGAWAARVPTFKAQFELSPGTLGLLLLALAAGAIVSFPFAGNLSERWGTDRLTVRSAMAYGPALIGIALAPDEYLLGGGLFLFGALHGAMDVAMNGWGARVETRLRRSTMSVFHAMFSLGAGLGAASGFAAVKLGFGPLAHFTAIAVFGGGAALVLMVPVQAKAPPPHAGGNSKSLPSLPSGALCLVGLIAFSVAIGEGAMADWSAVFLHAVIDASEAQAALGYAAFSVAMVLTRFSGGVLVERFGPVVTTRLSGATAFAGLMIVVVTQSFWIALAGFALVGVGYAVVMPLVFSRAAADPVIRPGPAIASVATLSYGGMLLGPPVVGFIAQLSNLRVSFMALALLALLAVLLASQLRVTAQP, from the coding sequence GTGTCTGACGCCGCTGCGGACCGCAACACCGCTCACGGGTCCCTTCGGGCGGATGCCGAATGGCGGGCGGTCGTTGCCGCCTTCGCATTCAACGGGCTTTTGTTCGGTGCCTGGGCGGCCAGAGTACCGACATTCAAGGCCCAGTTTGAGCTCTCCCCGGGGACACTCGGTCTCTTGTTGTTGGCGCTTGCCGCCGGTGCGATCGTGTCTTTCCCCTTTGCCGGCAACCTGTCGGAACGCTGGGGGACGGACAGGCTTACCGTGCGCAGTGCCATGGCCTACGGACCCGCGCTCATTGGCATTGCGCTTGCGCCCGACGAATATCTCCTGGGCGGGGGGCTGTTTCTCTTTGGCGCCCTTCACGGTGCCATGGATGTCGCGATGAACGGCTGGGGCGCCCGCGTCGAGACCCGCCTGCGGCGAAGCACGATGTCCGTGTTTCACGCAATGTTCAGTCTCGGGGCCGGCCTCGGTGCGGCAAGCGGCTTTGCTGCCGTGAAACTCGGTTTCGGACCCTTGGCGCATTTCACCGCAATTGCCGTGTTCGGCGGCGGCGCTGCGCTGGTTCTCATGGTTCCGGTTCAGGCAAAGGCACCACCGCCCCACGCGGGCGGCAACTCGAAATCCCTGCCCTCGCTGCCCTCGGGCGCTTTGTGTCTGGTCGGCCTGATTGCCTTTTCGGTGGCGATCGGCGAAGGCGCCATGGCCGACTGGAGCGCGGTTTTTCTTCACGCCGTCATCGATGCGTCGGAGGCCCAGGCGGCACTGGGATACGCGGCGTTCAGCGTCGCGATGGTGCTGACCCGGTTCAGTGGCGGCGTTCTCGTTGAGCGGTTCGGGCCGGTGGTCACGACCCGCCTCAGCGGTGCCACGGCATTTGCAGGTCTGATGATCGTTGTCGTCACGCAGTCATTCTGGATTGCCCTCGCGGGATTCGCCCTTGTGGGCGTGGGATACGCGGTGGTGATGCCCCTTGTGTTTTCCCGCGCTGCCGCCGATCCGGTCATTCGTCCGGGTCCGGCCATCGCGAGTGTCGCGACCCTGAGCTATGGCGGCATGCTGCTCGGCCCGCCGGTCGTGGGCTTCATTGCCCAGCTGTCGAACCTGCGGGTTTCCTTCATGGCCCTTGCGCTGTTGGCCTTGCTCGCGGTTTTGCTGGCAAGCCAGCTGCGGGTGACAGCGCAGCCCTGA
- a CDS encoding DeoR/GlpR family DNA-binding transcription regulator, giving the protein MLDLNNPQTRQKVLRDRLDLGTPLVAAALAEELGISVDTIRRDLIAMEQTGLVRRVRGGAIPVTRSTPPYAARAETPDPGIARLAAKAVTLVPSEATLFLDAGTTMNAIAARLPEDFSGLVVTPAPSVALAALNRGARVQLIGGELCPEGAMATGGAAERAVGEFAADLCLLGACGLWPDFGLSAEDGAEAGIKRAMAMASARAIVVTTSAKLERRGRHRVLELNEIDGLVTNGPSGKLDVFRAAGVEVTRV; this is encoded by the coding sequence ATGCTTGACCTGAACAATCCCCAAACCCGCCAGAAAGTGCTGCGTGACCGTCTCGACCTCGGGACACCTCTTGTCGCGGCCGCACTCGCGGAAGAACTCGGCATCTCGGTCGATACAATCCGCAGGGATCTCATTGCCATGGAACAGACCGGTCTCGTGCGGCGCGTACGTGGCGGTGCGATCCCGGTCACCCGCTCCACACCGCCTTATGCGGCACGGGCAGAGACACCGGATCCCGGCATCGCGCGGCTTGCGGCGAAGGCCGTGACACTTGTCCCAAGCGAAGCGACGCTCTTTCTTGACGCGGGAACGACCATGAACGCCATTGCGGCGCGTTTGCCGGAGGATTTTTCAGGACTGGTGGTCACACCGGCTCCCTCCGTTGCGCTGGCGGCGCTCAATCGGGGTGCCAGGGTGCAGCTGATCGGGGGAGAGCTTTGCCCCGAAGGAGCGATGGCGACCGGCGGCGCCGCGGAACGGGCCGTAGGTGAATTTGCGGCAGATCTCTGTCTGCTCGGTGCATGCGGATTGTGGCCGGATTTCGGATTGAGCGCGGAAGACGGGGCGGAAGCCGGCATCAAGCGGGCCATGGCAATGGCATCCGCCCGCGCGATTGTCGTGACAACCTCAGCGAAACTGGAACGGCGAGGCCGGCATCGCGTGCTGGAATTGAACGAGATTGACGGCCTCGTCACAAATGGCCCTTCCGGCAAGCTGGACGTATTCCGGGCCGCCGGTGTCGAGGTGACCCGTGTCTGA
- a CDS encoding LysR family transcriptional regulator yields MAYLENIRTFLRVYELGNMSAAARDLRISSAVASSRVSQLEEHLNVRLFQRTTRALSPTEHGNLFYRGATKIIEAVEEAEAEISNVTRSPRGTLFVAAPIGMGQRLIAPAIPRFKAANPLIDIRLRLSDRKVDLTGEGLDAAFFLGTPEDSNLKIRKIADCSRILCASPEYLKRKGTPQGSEDLASGKHDCLNMRYPGAPEFQWPLQTKTGVKRVAVSGPFESDHGDVLTGWALEGHGIVLKPVFEVADYLADGRLVPVLESEPPIPVQMACLYTHRRRQDPKVRLFLDFMVAQIQKALVEMPGRETA; encoded by the coding sequence ATGGCGTATCTGGAAAACATTCGCACCTTTCTGCGTGTCTACGAGCTCGGCAACATGTCGGCGGCGGCGCGCGACCTGAGGATTTCCTCGGCCGTCGCGTCCTCGCGCGTGTCGCAGCTGGAGGAACACCTGAATGTGCGCCTGTTCCAGCGCACCACCCGTGCCCTCAGCCCGACAGAGCATGGCAATTTGTTCTATCGCGGTGCAACAAAAATCATCGAGGCGGTGGAAGAGGCGGAAGCGGAGATCAGCAATGTCACCCGTTCGCCGCGCGGCACGCTGTTCGTGGCGGCCCCCATCGGCATGGGCCAGCGGCTGATTGCGCCGGCGATCCCCAGGTTCAAGGCCGCCAATCCGCTGATCGACATCCGCCTGCGCCTGTCAGACCGCAAGGTCGACTTGACCGGCGAAGGCCTCGATGCCGCGTTTTTCCTGGGGACCCCGGAAGACAGCAACCTGAAGATCCGCAAGATCGCCGATTGCAGCCGGATCCTGTGCGCCTCGCCGGAGTATCTCAAGCGCAAGGGCACGCCCCAAGGCAGCGAGGACCTGGCATCGGGCAAGCACGACTGCCTCAACATGCGTTATCCGGGCGCGCCGGAATTCCAGTGGCCCCTGCAGACGAAGACCGGCGTCAAGCGCGTGGCGGTCTCCGGCCCGTTCGAGTCCGATCACGGCGACGTCCTGACCGGCTGGGCGCTGGAAGGTCACGGCATCGTGCTGAAGCCCGTCTTCGAGGTTGCCGACTATCTCGCCGACGGCCGGCTGGTGCCGGTGCTTGAGAGCGAACCGCCGATCCCGGTGCAGATGGCCTGCCTCTACACCCACCGTCGCCGCCAGGATCCCAAGGTGCGCCTGTTCCTGGACTTCATGGTCGCCCAGATCCAGAAGGCGCTTGTCGAGATGCCGGGTCGGGAAACGGCCTGA
- a CDS encoding urate hydroxylase PuuD yields MLDIAIIWDWIAFAVRWLHVITAMAWIGSSFYFVALDLGLKKAPDLPKGAHGEEWQVHGGGFYHIRKFLVAPENMPEHLVWFKWESYSTWLSGAALLMIVYWVGGELYLIDPAKADLALWQGVLISAASLTIGWIVYDRLCKSKLGESPTLLMVLLFALLVAMGYGYNEIFTGRATLLHLGAFTATIMTANVFFIIIPNQKIVVADLKAGRTPDAKYGKIAKLRSTHNNYLTLPVVFLMLSNHYPLAFASEYNWLIAALVFLMGVTIRHYFNTKHTGAPAPTWTWLATAILFVAIIQLSMAPLQQSSWEASEARELTPTEQVFASAEGFDDVMAIVPGRCAMCHAREPFYEGIHWAPKNVLLETEADVVRAAKQIYLQAGVTNAMPPANVSFMEEAERKKIIRWYKNAQAQLPFGVATAQ; encoded by the coding sequence ATGCTGGACATTGCCATCATTTGGGACTGGATCGCCTTTGCCGTGCGCTGGCTGCACGTGATCACGGCGATGGCCTGGATCGGGTCGTCCTTTTATTTCGTCGCGCTGGATCTCGGCCTGAAGAAGGCCCCCGACCTGCCCAAGGGCGCCCACGGCGAGGAATGGCAGGTCCATGGCGGCGGCTTCTATCACATCCGCAAGTTCCTGGTGGCGCCGGAAAACATGCCGGAGCACCTGGTCTGGTTCAAATGGGAGAGCTATTCGACCTGGCTCAGCGGCGCCGCGCTCCTGATGATCGTCTACTGGGTGGGCGGCGAGCTTTACCTGATCGATCCGGCCAAGGCGGACCTTGCCCTGTGGCAGGGCGTGCTGATCTCCGCCGCGTCGCTGACCATCGGCTGGATCGTCTATGACCGGCTGTGCAAGTCGAAGCTCGGCGAGAGCCCGACGCTGCTGATGGTGCTCCTGTTCGCGCTGCTGGTGGCCATGGGCTACGGCTACAACGAGATCTTCACCGGCCGGGCAACCCTTCTGCATCTCGGCGCCTTCACCGCGACGATCATGACCGCGAACGTCTTCTTCATCATCATTCCGAACCAGAAGATCGTCGTCGCCGACCTGAAGGCCGGACGCACGCCGGACGCCAAATACGGCAAGATCGCCAAGCTGCGCTCGACCCACAACAACTACCTGACCCTGCCGGTCGTGTTCCTGATGCTGAGCAACCACTACCCGCTCGCCTTCGCGTCCGAATACAACTGGCTGATCGCCGCGCTGGTGTTCCTGATGGGGGTCACCATCCGGCATTATTTCAACACCAAGCACACAGGCGCGCCCGCCCCGACCTGGACCTGGCTGGCCACCGCGATCCTGTTTGTCGCCATCATCCAGCTGTCCATGGCCCCGCTGCAGCAATCAAGCTGGGAGGCCTCGGAAGCCCGCGAGCTGACGCCGACCGAACAGGTCTTTGCCAGTGCCGAGGGTTTCGACGATGTCATGGCGATCGTGCCCGGCCGCTGCGCCATGTGCCATGCCCGCGAGCCTTTCTACGAAGGCATCCACTGGGCGCCCAAAAACGTTTTGCTGGAAACGGAAGCCGACGTGGTGCGCGCCGCCAAGCAAATCTATCTCCAGGCCGGCGTCACCAACGCCATGCCCCCGGCCAACGTCTCCTTCATGGAAGAGGCCGAACGGAAAAAGATCATCCGGTGGTACAAGAATGCGCAGGCACAGCTGCCCTTCGGAGTGGCGACCGCGCAGTAG
- a CDS encoding LysR family transcriptional regulator, translating into MSYLESLRVFTRVVELGSITSGGRDLRLTPAVASKRIKELEKHLGVRLFNRTTRSLTPTEVGKVFYDHAVKALESIEDAEAAVASFSDTPRGVIRVTAPLGAGRRIIAPLVPRFVEKFPATEVHMRLSDRKVDIMSDGLDVAFFIGTPQDSNLKLRKISDCPRVLCAAPEYLDKHGTPQTPDDLLSEEHNCLLLRYPRSPEYFWVLQTPEGPRKLQVAGNMDADHGDVLTDWALAGHGIVNKPRFDVAAHLDSGRLVEILPETPPPPTIFGCLYPHRRLQDPKIRHFVDFVIQNADVGG; encoded by the coding sequence ATGTCCTATCTGGAATCCCTGCGCGTGTTCACGCGCGTGGTCGAGCTGGGCAGCATCACCTCCGGCGGACGTGACTTACGCCTGACCCCGGCGGTCGCCAGCAAGCGCATCAAGGAGCTGGAAAAGCATCTCGGCGTGCGCCTCTTCAACCGCACCACCCGTTCATTGACGCCGACAGAGGTCGGCAAGGTCTTTTACGATCATGCGGTGAAGGCACTGGAATCGATCGAGGACGCGGAAGCCGCCGTCGCGAGTTTCTCCGACACCCCGCGCGGCGTCATCCGCGTAACGGCGCCGCTCGGAGCAGGCCGGCGCATCATCGCGCCGCTGGTGCCGAGATTTGTCGAGAAGTTTCCGGCAACGGAGGTCCATATGCGGCTCTCCGACCGCAAGGTCGATATAATGTCCGACGGGCTGGACGTCGCCTTCTTCATTGGCACGCCGCAGGATTCCAACCTGAAACTGCGCAAGATCTCCGACTGCCCGCGCGTCTTGTGCGCGGCGCCCGAGTATCTGGACAAGCACGGCACGCCGCAGACACCGGACGATCTCCTCTCCGAGGAGCACAATTGCCTGCTGCTGCGCTATCCGCGTTCGCCGGAATATTTCTGGGTCCTGCAGACGCCGGAAGGCCCGCGCAAGCTGCAGGTCGCCGGCAACATGGACGCCGACCATGGCGATGTCCTTACCGACTGGGCACTCGCCGGCCACGGCATCGTCAACAAGCCCCGCTTCGATGTCGCCGCGCATCTGGACAGCGGCCGCCTGGTCGAGATCCTGCCCGAGACCCCGCCCCCGCCGACCATTTTCGGCTGCCTCTACCCCCACCGCCGCCTCCAGGACCCGAAGATCCGCCATTTCGTGGACTTCGTGATCCAGAATGCGGATGTGGGCGGGTAG
- the xdhA gene encoding xanthine dehydrogenase small subunit: MTHRPDIRFLLNGADVSLKDVEADKTLLDFLRLERRLTGSKEGCAEGDCGACTVLVGRLVEGALTCETVNACIRFLASLDGCHVVTIEHLRGENGGLHPIQQAMVDFHGSQCGFCTPGFVMSLYALWMANPEPTETEVETAIQGNLCRCTGYQPIVAAAMAANRYGSPARDFLELERTGLTERLAALKDGRRVVTGPADNQAIVPADVDDLAAVLEENPNATIVAGSTDVGLWVTKFMRPIGPAVFIGHLEELKSVTVTDTALELGAGVTYSEAQETICEIFPHLKSYWDRIAGCQVRNMGTIGGNIANGSPIGDTPPVLIALGAQIVLRKGAGQRSLPLEDFFIEYGKQDRTPGEFVTSILIPRPREGQLNAAYKISKRRDEDISSVAAGFSVTVAGGRITDCHLAFGGMAGTPKRAEKAEAALRGQPWNEASFQAAARALGADFTPLSDWRASADYRLTVARNLLQRFFLTHDETTAEPVDLMSA, translated from the coding sequence ATGACCCACCGCCCGGACATCCGGTTTCTGCTGAATGGTGCCGACGTTTCGCTCAAGGACGTCGAAGCCGACAAGACACTGCTCGACTTTCTACGCCTGGAGCGCCGCCTGACCGGTTCCAAGGAAGGCTGCGCGGAAGGCGATTGCGGGGCCTGCACCGTTCTGGTCGGCCGCCTGGTCGAGGGTGCGCTCACTTGTGAGACCGTCAATGCCTGTATCCGGTTCCTCGCCTCGCTCGACGGCTGCCACGTGGTCACCATCGAGCACTTGCGCGGCGAGAATGGCGGCCTGCACCCGATCCAGCAGGCGATGGTCGATTTTCACGGCAGCCAGTGCGGCTTCTGCACACCGGGCTTCGTCATGTCGCTTTATGCGCTGTGGATGGCAAATCCGGAGCCGACCGAGACCGAGGTCGAAACAGCCATCCAGGGCAATCTCTGCCGCTGCACCGGCTACCAGCCGATCGTCGCCGCCGCCATGGCCGCCAACCGCTATGGCAGCCCTGCGCGGGATTTCCTGGAACTGGAACGCACCGGCCTGACCGAACGCCTTGCCGCTTTGAAAGACGGCCGGCGCGTCGTCACCGGCCCCGCCGACAACCAGGCCATCGTTCCGGCCGATGTCGACGACCTCGCGGCTGTTCTTGAAGAAAACCCCAACGCGACCATCGTCGCCGGGTCGACCGATGTCGGTCTCTGGGTCACCAAATTCATGCGCCCCATCGGCCCGGCCGTCTTCATCGGCCATCTGGAAGAGCTGAAATCGGTCACCGTCACGGACACCGCGCTCGAACTCGGCGCCGGCGTCACCTATTCGGAAGCGCAAGAGACGATCTGCGAGATCTTCCCGCATCTCAAAAGCTACTGGGACCGGATCGCGGGTTGCCAGGTCCGCAACATGGGCACAATCGGCGGCAACATCGCCAACGGTTCGCCCATCGGCGACACGCCGCCCGTGCTGATCGCGCTCGGCGCCCAGATCGTGCTGCGCAAGGGCGCCGGGCAACGCAGCCTGCCGCTGGAAGACTTCTTCATCGAATACGGCAAGCAGGACCGGACCCCGGGTGAATTCGTCACCAGCATCCTGATCCCGCGTCCGCGCGAAGGCCAGCTCAACGCCGCCTACAAGATCTCCAAGCGCCGCGACGAAGACATTTCCTCCGTTGCCGCCGGGTTCTCGGTCACCGTTGCGGGCGGCCGCATCACCGACTGCCACCTGGCCTTTGGCGGCATGGCCGGCACGCCGAAGCGGGCCGAAAAGGCGGAAGCCGCGCTGCGCGGCCAGCCCTGGAACGAGGCCTCTTTCCAGGCCGCCGCCCGGGCACTCGGTGCCGACTTCACCCCGCTCAGCGACTGGCGCGCCTCGGCCGATTACCGGCTGACCGTCGCGCGCAACCTGCTGCAGCGCTTTTTCCTGACCCATGACGAAACGACCGCCGAACCGGTCGATCTCATGAGCGCGTGA